ATCTTGCAGACTTGCAAAATGACAAGCATAGAACATGGTTCCAGTGGTAACTCTCTCTTCTTTGGCATAATTTGCTAGATTTTTGTGACTGTGACTCTCACAATCTTTTGCAATATGGCCAAACCGATTGCATCTTCCACATCTTGATTTTCCTTTGTGTCTGCATAATCCAAAGTGTTGCTTTTGGCAGACTTGACACTTTGGCTTTACACTTACTTGACTACTTCCCCAAGCAGTGTTGTTCCAACTTGAATTGTTGTagttgtttaagtttttgtttggaAGTGAATTTGGCCCCCTCCTGTCTTGTAATTGCCATTTTTTAGAAGGTCTGCCTTGGAAACCCTTGTGTGAGCTGTAGGCTTGATTGTTTCTAATCTTTAAACTGCTAAAGGCTTTCTCTGTTCCTGTTAGTTTATCCCTTtctgtcacgacccgaatcccggatccatgaccggcacataggcaaggttcccctccaaggttccaaacctatgcgaacccaaacttacatacaatcttatccttcaaaactcaatcagagttgttcaacgcagcataaacaacaaactaacttcataacataattcgattgtctaatacaagagttaatataatttcatagttttggagcactaacttgacataaaaagaaagatacaaattacaatcaaaagcaggttcggaaggttcaacaaaagtaacccgctatcaagctataagcctgaaaatgataaataatgagagggtgagttcaacaactcagtgagtagataacgttcaatatacacacacgaggtaatatagcaatgagaaatatatatacaagtatggctttagttcttatacgaaggtttatcaaataggccataacaagaatatcatatggtagaactcgtcagaaaatcaaaatgcaatgagcatgaggctccgtactgtgggatgatcagtccacacaggttggtgactcccccgaccaactagggttcagatacgatgtgcacaaagactaacactaccctgttagcatgggtattctgactgacataccataggctcataatcataatcaaacaaacatattcatatctcaaagctcaactcatgacatcaatcaaatgaggagcatcaattcagaattcacttcaaaatacatactggttcatatcaagaattcagattcaataattgatcatgctttatcataacaaggataataatcaatatatattatcaagaagcatgatccaattcatattaacaaatcaaatatttatagtatttctcatgcatatggaaaattatccactcacctgactcaaaagcaaacaacacacacaagctgaaaccgaaggaaattctactgacgtcctgccggtagaatatcaggattatctgaatacaaaggagacatattcaaaaacgactcgaaagaacatttaatctatttaatacacttaactaaggggtGTGTTCCGTAAccctaatatatttttgaaaactaactagtcaattttcttaaaaacccaaaatctaacggttttcctgaatctaatccataataaaaaacaactaataaaattggtaataattcactacgtaaaccttaattattcatcaaactaatctgcaaaagctaatattacagctagggactaatctggaatttttccatatttttNNNNNNNNNNNNNNNNNNNNNNNNNNNNNNNNNNNNNNNNNNNNNNNNNNNNNNNNNNNNNNNNNNNNNNNNNNNNNNNNNNNNNNNNNNNNNNNNNNNNNNNNNNNNNNNNNNNNNNNNNNNNNNNNNNNNNNNNNNNNNNNNNNNNNNNNNNNNNNNNNNNNNNNNNNNNNNNNNNNNNNNNNNNNNNNNNNNNNNNNNNNNNNNNNNNNNNNNNNNNNNNNNNNNNNNNNNNNNNNNNNNNNNNNNNNNNNNNNNNNNNNNNNNNNNNNNNNNNNNNNNNNNNNNNNNNNNNNNNNNNNNNNNNNNNNNNNNNNNNNNNNNNNNNNNNNNNNNNNNNNNNNNNNNNNNNNNNNNNNNNNNNNNNNNNNNNNNNNNNNNNNNNNNNNNNNNNNNNNNNNNNNNNNNNNNNNNNNNNNNNNNNNNNNNNNNNNNNNNNNNNNNNNNNNNNNNNNNNNNNNNNNNNNNNNNNNNNNNNNNNNNNNNNNNNNNNNNNNNNNGCCGTTGCTCACTGTAAAGCTCAACTGCATGCTGTCCATGTGCTAACCAATCAACAGGGGCTACATTCACTGCCTCTGCACAGTTGAAGCCACAATTAAAGCCAGAGTGGTATGCTCTAGGAAAGGTGAGAACAAACTCCCCAGAGTGTTGGACCACCCGATAAACTGGTACACCCTCAGCTTTTAAAACTGAAGGAGATAGTTGAGTTACCTGTACCCAAAAAAGGAATTACCATGTTAGATAACTTCTTACAAAAATTGGAAGCGAAGCAAGGTCAAAACAAAAGGTCAAAAGCCTTTAATCTTTTATGGATTCTTTGCATAATATGATAGAGCCATCACAATGGATCAACTTAATCATTGAGCtaagaaatttaaagaaagCTAGCCACTGATGCATTGATTACAGGAGCCATTATTAGCTACAAATTTGTAAAGACTCCAGATAAATGATTTAGTAGTATGGCAATCAGGCTGGAAGCATCAGCagaacaaatcattttcaaggtTCATATATTGGGACAGCTATTTAATGCCATTTCCTTCTTGTTTGATTTGTGCTCTTTCATCTTCATTCTTCAGACATCTCTGGAACTTTTCCAgcttttatcaataaataaccTCTTAAACAACTCATTTAAGATctgaatattaaaatacaaaatagtcATCTTCTTACCAGTCCATGAAGTAGATCAGGCTGTTCTTCGAACAAATCAGGTAAATGTTTTCTCATTGCATCCTCCAAATTGGAAGCATGGCTTTCAGGTACTCCGTACCATATCTTTGGATCACCCCAATGTAAATAGTTTAGCGAATATAAGTGGTGGTCCTCAACATGCTGTTCGAAAACCAGTTGAAATGGTGAGAACGGGAAGAACAAATCAGTAAAAAATGGGAAAAAGGTAAATCCAACTACACAGGCAGTAGATGCAGTACAAACAATTGATATTAGCTTGAATGTAAAGAATaatattgattgatttataagCTGATAATGCTAGAGCGACAATGAGCCTAAAAGCATCAATAACTAGTGCAATAGGCTGAGAAAACTTGATGTATGCCTCTCTAATGTTGAAGTTAATTAAACTAGCCTAGTGGAGCCCACTTGTATTTATCACTTTATTCCTCTAGATCTTTGAAAAATAGTAGTTCTAGTTACTTACCCAACAAAATGATGAGAAACACATTCCAACATACAGCCATGGAACTAAAACTCCTGAGATATCACATCCTTCAAAACACAGCACAGAACCTGGCAGGCGTGGTAAGTTGTTTAGATTCCAACCAGATACCACATACTGATCTGAATCACCTTCAGTCATCAAGGCTGCAGCCTTAGGGAACCCACTTCCAAATGTTGCTGTTTCCAAATCAGCTCCATAGAGTACCTGCAATATGATAGGAGAGGAATACTGTTGAAGTTAAACAtagatataaatcaagataCAGGAGAACCAGTGTAGAGAGCCATATTTTCATACCTTAACCTCTTCAGTTGGTTTTTCAACAATCCGCCAGTATTCACCTTCAATATCCTCGACAGAAGGCTCCCATTTCTGGGTTTCATTCCCATCATCCATTAGATCCTTCGTTCCAAAGTAGCACTCTTTGAAATAAGCAGCTTCTTTCTCAAACTCTTCAAGTGTGAAATCAGAACCAGAGTGGAATCCAAATGTCTCATCAGTCTCAGAGGCAACATTTCCTTCTGAACTAGAATTGGTAAGTCTCCTCTTGCGTCTCCTCGTTGTTCCCATCCTCGAATATCTCCTTTTCCGTTTCCgacttttagattttttttctcattggcTCCCTATTTTGAAGCAACTCAACATACTGAATTCTTGTAGAAAATTTAGCATGTTCCCATACATCTTTCTCTTTGAGGCGGCAAGGTGGACTCCAAGAAGGTGGAGGGACAATCCGGCATATACCATACAACTCTGCTTTCGCACGAATCTTTGATATATAACCAAGTGTATCTTCAAATTCCTAAATAAAGAGGTATGCTACTTGTTATAAATGAAATATAAGATAACACTGTCATCAAATGCACCAAAGGAATACCTCAACAGTTGGATAAAACACTGGAGCATCATCAATGAGAGGCCTACAAGCTTCGACTGGATCCCATCTGGCTGTTACCTGTACCACATGAATAATAATATCTTACTAAAATAACCATCAGGAATTAAATGGGGAATGACATGACGATATTTGGATATCCCACAACAACTAATCTAGTTCAGTCTGTTTCAAGGATTGGATTTTGctccatgaaaaagaaaaatcagacgGTATATTTGTCAtctagataataaaataaaataccggCAATGTATGGTAttgcaaaaa
This genomic interval from Populus alba chromosome 1, ASM523922v2, whole genome shotgun sequence contains the following:
- the LOC118037823 gene encoding LOW QUALITY PROTEIN: lysine-specific demethylase JMJ18-like (The sequence of the model RefSeq protein was modified relative to this genomic sequence to represent the inferred CDS: inserted 2 bases in 1 codon) is translated as MEQFKSPAYSHVKEDRSMKQSWRSDNTPKGPRSSQNQKVTARWDPVEACRPLIDDAPVFYPTVEEFEDTLGYISKIRAKAELYGICRIVPPPSWSPPCRLKEKDVWEHAKFSTRIQYVELLQNREPMRKXKSKSRKRKRRYSRMGTTRRRKRRLTNSSSEGNVASETDETFGFHSGSDFTLEEFEKEAAYFKECYFGTKDLMDDGNETQKWEPSVEDIEGEYWRIVEKPTEEVKVLYGADLETATFGSGFPKAAALMTEGDSDQYVVSGWNLNNLPRLPGSVLCFEGCDISGVLVPWLYVGMCFSSFCWHVEDHHLYSLNYLHWGDPKIWYGVPESHASNLEDAMRKHLPDLFEEQPDLLHGLVTQLSPSVLKAEGVPVYRVVQHSGEFVLTFPRAYHSGFNCGFNCAEAVNVAPVDWLAHGQHAVELYSEQRVTEHTP